Genomic DNA from Zetaproteobacteria bacterium:
CTTCTGCGTGAACCTCGATGCCGGCGCCGACGAATATGTCGCCGATATCTTCGGGCGCCAGTACACGGTCATCGACCGTGTCGAGCGCCTGCCCGAGAAGCTGCCGGAGCTGTTCCTGAAGCTGACAGCCGCATAGCGCAGCGCAACCTCCCCGCCGGAACGGTGGTCGAAGGGCGGCCGCCGGTTGTCCCAGGGAACGGCCGACGCACCTGCCGCCTCGCCTCCCGATCGCCGGGGCGGGCCGGCGCCGTGAAGGCGGCCTCTAGCGCCGCCGTCGCCTACCATGGAGGGGCCCTGCCGGAACCATCCCTCACCTGACGGACGGCCAACGGGGCGCTACCATCCCGACCCGTGCAGATCAGCTGGGACGAGAACGACCGCAAGCAGAGCGCGCATTGGCGCGCCCGCATCCCGTTGCGCTGGCGCTGGGGCCTCTTCGTCACCTGCGCGGTGCTGCTCACCGTGGTCGCCCTGACCGGCTTCGCCGTCGAGATGGAACAGCGGGCGTGGACGGAGCACGAGCGCAACCAGGCCATCGGGATGGTGCGCATGATCCGTGATACCATCAAGCTGCCGATGACCAGCCACGACAGCCGTGCCACCAACCGCATCCTCTCGCACATCGTGGAGCAGAATCCGGAGATCGAGCAGATCTTCCTGCGCTGGAAGCAGGGCGAGACGGAGCGTTACGGCAAGGGCATCTTCCCGCCGAAGGTAACCAGGCTTCGACTGACCCGGCCGAAGATCTTCCGGGTCGAGACGGCCGGCCTCTGGTTCGCCACCGCCGTGCGCTACGCCGACATCCCGCTCGGCACGCTGGCCGTCCGCTTCTCCGGGATGGCGTGGCGCCAGCGGCTCCATGCGCTGCGCAACCGGATGCTGCTGATCGCCGCCGCCATCCTGCTGTTCTCCTGGATCGGCACGCGGCTGCTCGCCCGCCGTACGGGTCGATCACTGGAGGCGCTGATCCGGGCGGCCGACCGCGTGGCGAGGGGGGATCCGGGCCCGCCGCTGCCGGTGGAACAGAACGACGAGATCGGCGATCTCACCGCCCGCTTCAACCGCATGATCCACGAACTGGAGCAGAAGGAGCGGATCCGCGACAGCTTCGGCAAGTACCGCCGCCCCGAGCTGGTGGCCAGCCACTTCGACGAGGAGGGACGCGGTCCGGCAAGCCAGCGGCGCGAGGTGACCATCCTCGTCGCCGACATGGTCGGGTTCGCCCCCTTCGCCCGCATCGCACGACCGGACCAGGTGGTGGAGGTGGTCAACCACTTCTTCTCGCTCTTCCACGAGGTGATCACCGCCTTCGACGGCCATGTCGACCGGTATATCGGCGATGCGGTGCTGGCCGTCTTCAACCACCCGTTCGAGCAGAAGGAGCACCTCGAACTGGCGGTGCTCGCCGGCATCGCCATGGCGGAATGCTGCCAACGCCGGAACCTTCGCCGGCCCGACGGGCGGCCGGTCGCCTTCCGTGTCGGCCTCCACCGCGGCGAGGTGATCGTCGGCAACATCGGCGCCGGCCGGCAGTTGGAGTTCACCCTGATCGGCGATACCATCGCCATCGCCACCCGTCTGGCCTCCGTCGGCAAGGAGAATCAGCTGGTCGCCCTGCGCAAGAGCTTCCTCGGTGTGCGCCACCCCTTCGAGCTCAATCCGCTGGGACGGCTGCGCCTCAAGGGGCAGGAGGAGCCGCTGGAGTGCGTGCGGGTGGTGGCCCGGGGGGGCGAACTTCGCCGGCGGATCGAGGAGGCGGTCGAGGCGGCGCTCGACCGCGTGCCGATGCCGTCGCATC
This window encodes:
- a CDS encoding adenylate/guanylate cyclase domain-containing protein codes for the protein MQISWDENDRKQSAHWRARIPLRWRWGLFVTCAVLLTVVALTGFAVEMEQRAWTEHERNQAIGMVRMIRDTIKLPMTSHDSRATNRILSHIVEQNPEIEQIFLRWKQGETERYGKGIFPPKVTRLRLTRPKIFRVETAGLWFATAVRYADIPLGTLAVRFSGMAWRQRLHALRNRMLLIAAAILLFSWIGTRLLARRTGRSLEALIRAADRVARGDPGPPLPVEQNDEIGDLTARFNRMIHELEQKERIRDSFGKYRRPELVASHFDEEGRGPASQRREVTILVADMVGFAPFARIARPDQVVEVVNHFFSLFHEVITAFDGHVDRYIGDAVLAVFNHPFEQKEHLELAVLAGIAMAECCQRRNLRRPDGRPVAFRVGLHRGEVIVGNIGAGRQLEFTLIGDTIAIATRLASVGKENQLVALRKSFLGVRHPFELNPLGRLRLKGQEEPLECVRVVARGGELRRRIEEAVEAALDRVPMPSHLMNLYEPKE